The Aeromicrobium sp. Leaf245 genome includes a region encoding these proteins:
- a CDS encoding YidH family protein encodes MTTEDRGDRRWPRSVYGVGEEPDPRFSLANERTFLAWIRTSLALLAGAVAVHVLDLELPDLVVALTSTGLAIAGALCAAHAWRSWARTERAVRQGRPLPSNGVGLLLVGAVVVACVVLVVLAVPG; translated from the coding sequence ATGACCACCGAGGACCGTGGCGACCGTCGTTGGCCACGCAGCGTGTACGGCGTCGGCGAGGAGCCCGATCCGCGTTTCTCGCTCGCGAACGAGCGCACGTTCCTCGCCTGGATCCGTACCTCGTTGGCCCTGCTCGCCGGGGCGGTGGCCGTGCACGTGCTCGATCTCGAGCTGCCCGACCTCGTGGTGGCCCTGACGTCGACCGGGCTCGCGATCGCCGGTGCGCTGTGCGCCGCGCATGCCTGGCGGAGCTGGGCGCGTACCGAGCGCGCGGTGCGCCAAGGTCGGCCGCTGCCCTCCAACGGGGTCGGACTCCTGCTCGTCGGCGCGGTGGTCGTGGCCTGCGTCGTCCTGGTCGTGCTGGCGGTGCCCGGGTGA
- a CDS encoding holo-ACP synthase, with protein sequence MTPGGGAGPRAADGAGGGAGPRAADGAGGGAGAPSPGTVEGTVLGVGVDLVHVPSFVDQLALPGTRFAGVFTPGERRDAAERAAQVGRGQHGGGEGRHLAARWAAKEAFVKAWSASIFGEPPVMGDEVLGLVEVVCDAWGRPRLRLHGEVAEHLPGVEAHVSLSHDGDHALAYVVLAEGARR encoded by the coding sequence GTGACCCCCGGCGGGGGTGCCGGGCCGCGGGCGGCGGACGGCGCCGGCGGGGGTGCCGGGCCGCGGGCGGCAGACGGCGCCGGCGGGGGTGCCGGCGCGCCGTCTCCCGGGACGGTCGAGGGGACCGTGCTGGGAGTCGGCGTCGACCTGGTCCACGTGCCGTCGTTCGTCGACCAGCTCGCCCTCCCCGGCACACGCTTCGCCGGGGTGTTCACCCCGGGGGAGCGGCGCGACGCGGCCGAGCGCGCGGCGCAGGTCGGTCGTGGGCAGCACGGTGGTGGCGAGGGTCGCCACCTCGCGGCGCGCTGGGCGGCCAAGGAGGCCTTCGTGAAGGCCTGGTCGGCCTCGATCTTCGGCGAGCCGCCGGTCATGGGCGACGAGGTGCTGGGGCTCGTCGAGGTGGTGTGCGACGCGTGGGGCCGCCCCCGTCTGCGTCTGCACGGGGAGGTCGCGGAGCACCTGCCCGGTGTGGAGGCGCACGTGAGCCTCAGCCACGACGGTGACCACGCCCTCGCCTACGTCGTGCTGGCGGAGGGTGCGCGTCGCTAG
- a CDS encoding type I polyketide synthase, with protein sequence MTTTPTTPTTTSTATTGGRREALVDRLRGGQRYAVVAGGQGEAWLDALATLVRDFALEADLTSVVDRAERTLEPVAGELLRTGATVTPLAWVDALAVGESAEDDEAPSLPSAVDQQVPAVSVPGILLTQLAGLAALRRQGLDVTATPPVASAGHSQGSLALEALAGADPAELYAYARLAGAAAHVVGRRRGLLGATMLSVTGESPARVAEALSTLPASADVVTHLRNGRRSVVLSGPEEGLRRAVTLMDEVAAAQKDERARKVTGGAAFKPVVEPVAAQLAFHHPALSEAADLAATWAATCGLDPEQARTLTRRAVVEPVDWVAEVERVLDAGAEWLLDVGPGDLAARLSAAEAKVRGAGVVSVATRRGHRELTVPGAAPRRSRPWSSYAPTAATLPDGSLRVETAFTRLTGRSPVLLAGMTPTTVDAAIVAAAANAGYWAELAGGGQVSEQIFTERMAELDDLLDEGRTFQFNSLFLDPYLWKLQLGGQRLVQKARAAGSPIDSVIVTAGIPELDEAVALVEELAEVGIEYVVFKPGTVAQIRQVLAIADKVAPRSIIVQIEGGKAGGHHSWEDLDDLLVATYAQLRAHDNVVVCVGGGIGTPEVAAAYLTGEWARAHGHPVMPLDGVLVGTAAMATLEATTSPAVKQLLVDTPGTPAWVGAGAADGGMSSGRSQLGADIHEIDNTASRTGRLLDEVAGDADAVAARRDEIVEALDRTAKPYFGDVATMTYGAWLDRFAALTTDHAAPNGHDDEGGSAWLDVTLRDRFHAMLQRAEARLVDVDHGPVATLFATPADVEDATAALTVLREAHPAADDVVLHPADVPFFVQVCRRPGKPVPFVPVVDADVRRWWRSDSLWQAHDPRFAADEVCVIPGTVSVAGITRVDEPVADLLRRFEDAAVDAVLASGAAPLEVVGLRRADGATGAVSLVLASPDAVWAGRAVRNPVHRLGTPASSSTGWVSVAPERAEHPETGAVLTGSGHTAELVVPLDRGGRTLTLTFDVTDGVATGGAPVISTSTAAAAMLDLLTAAAGGSLPSVSEGAATLSAPWSDDLAADHAGVTAGETAAFVPDALVGLAWPAVFAVIGASRTEAGDPVVEGMLDLVHLDHAVDVARTPVDGTELTLRAAVRSVRATDLGRVVTVDVTATDADGTVATLVERFCVRGRPGSADAGEPVRAGGRLGDAEVHPTPRRTRAEGTVVTPTDLRAFASVSGDHNPIHTSVAAARLAGLGEPIAHGMWLSAAAQRVVADATGRTLLGWTTRWLSPLAPGATVSVKAERTALVDGDEVVEVTCRAGGELVMAATARVAAPRTAYAFPGQGIQHPGMGMAGYQRSKAARAVWDRADAHTRSALGFSILTVVRDNPTVLVAHGTTHKHPDGVLFLTQFTQVAMAVLGAAQMAELRESGAFVEGSVLAGHSVGEYNALAAVSGVIPLEAVVEVVFQRGSVMHTLVPRDEHGRSDYRLAAIRPSQIGLADDEVTAYVDGVAERSGQFLQIVNYNLRGSQYAIAGTVRGLEVLEEDIAERRARFGGKAAFILVPGIDVPFHSRVLHGGVPDFRARLEELLPAEIDPTILEGRYVPNLVPRPFSLGQGFVQEIADLVGESPLDAVLSDFDTWAARPQALCRTLLVELLAWQFASPVRWIETQDLMFASVENGGLGVERFVEIGVGQSPTVANLASSTIKLPAVQSTLGERGVEVVNVERDAAAVFATDEDPAPVEDDVVDEAPAAESAATTAAPAPAAAPVSSGGPRPADLGFDAADGTRTLIAWWTKLRPEQIGAADSIESLCDGASSRRNQLLVDLGGELSLGAIDGAADADVPTLSAQVKGLARSYKPFGPVLTATFADHLKKVLGPTGRKQSAVADRVTDVWQLGPGWASHVVAELAMSTRDGASVRGGDLATIAVPSNGAEVDAAVDAAVQAVAARHGVSVDLPSAGGSDATVDAAALAEITGEITGPDGVLASTARHLLAQLGLADAAPGTETDEDAQRVLDRVEAELGSDWVDAVAPAFDERRAVLVDDRWASAREDLARIALGQTAPGGGSGPWAEKEIDLTGSGEVVASQARWWAGRTDDAALRARLEQIAEAALDTTPGTWSDDVAVVTGASRGSIAASVVGELLAGGATVVATTSSLDSRKVGFYRELYRTHARAGARLWVVPANMASFADVDALSSWIVTEQARTVGSTKTVTKPALVPTLLVPFAAGRVMGDLSDAGSRTEVEARILLWSVERLVGALATTGRDHDLASRLHVLLPGSPNRGMFGGDGAYGEAKAALDAVVTKWGAEKSWSDRVTLTHAIIGWVRGTGLMGGNDPLVQAVESAGVRTWSPDEMADALLTQGCTTALREQASVAPVELDLTGGLGEADLDLRALAEGVERPTVEEDDETPTVAALAPSPAQLPDAATPAWGEVTARPEDMVVIVGTGELGPYGSARTRFEMEVHDELSAAGVLELAWNTGLITWDDVNQGWYDVESNEPVDEADVHERYHDAVVARCGIRTYGDDGSMVDNTAPLLTSVYLDDDLTFSVGSESEARAMVAADPERTSITSSPDGEWTVTRKAGTEIRVPRRMELSRTIGGQIPTGFDPSAWGVPAEMLESIDRVAIWNLVCTVDAFLSSGFTPAELMRWVHPAFVANTQGTGMGGMASMHALYINTLLGENNPNDILQEALPNVIAAHVVQSYVGSYGAMIHPVAACATTAVSVEEGVDKIKVGKAEFVVAGGFDDLSTEGIIGFADMSATADSGAMLAKGIDPRRVSRANDRRRGGFVESQGGGTLLLARGDVAARMGLPVHGVVAYAGSFADGVHTSIPAPGIGALAAAIGGRESQLARSLTVLGLDADDIGVVSKHDTSTDANDPNESELHERLAAAIGRSAGNPLFVVSQKTLTGHAKGGAAAFQLIGLTQVLAGGMLPPNRSLDCVDDVLAEHEHLVWLREPLAGATLKAGLVTSLGFGHVAGLIALAHPEAFVQALPEAERENYVARSRERVVAGRMRLARVMVGAATAYERPAGRRLGKEGVRGREASMLLDPQARLGDDDVYVATACS encoded by the coding sequence GTGACCACCACCCCCACGACGCCGACGACCACGAGCACCGCCACCACCGGAGGCCGCCGCGAGGCGCTGGTCGACCGTCTGCGGGGTGGGCAGCGCTACGCCGTCGTCGCCGGGGGACAGGGCGAGGCCTGGCTCGACGCGCTCGCCACCCTGGTCCGCGACTTCGCCCTCGAGGCGGACCTGACGTCCGTCGTCGACCGCGCCGAGCGCACCCTCGAGCCGGTGGCCGGTGAGCTCCTGCGCACCGGGGCCACGGTCACGCCGCTCGCGTGGGTCGACGCCCTGGCCGTCGGTGAGTCCGCCGAGGACGACGAGGCGCCCAGCCTTCCCTCGGCCGTCGACCAGCAGGTCCCGGCCGTGTCCGTCCCCGGCATCCTGCTCACCCAGCTCGCCGGGCTGGCGGCCCTGCGCCGCCAGGGACTCGACGTCACCGCGACCCCGCCGGTCGCGTCCGCCGGGCACTCGCAGGGTTCCCTCGCGCTGGAGGCGTTGGCAGGCGCCGACCCGGCCGAGCTCTACGCGTACGCCCGTCTGGCCGGTGCGGCAGCCCACGTCGTGGGTCGCCGCCGCGGCCTGCTCGGAGCCACGATGCTCAGCGTCACGGGGGAGAGCCCCGCGCGCGTGGCGGAGGCGCTCTCGACGCTCCCCGCCTCGGCCGACGTGGTCACGCACCTGCGCAACGGACGTCGTTCCGTGGTGCTGTCGGGTCCTGAGGAGGGTCTGCGCCGTGCCGTGACGCTCATGGACGAGGTGGCCGCCGCCCAGAAGGACGAGCGTGCACGCAAGGTCACCGGAGGCGCGGCGTTCAAGCCCGTCGTCGAGCCCGTGGCCGCGCAGCTCGCCTTCCACCACCCTGCGCTCTCCGAGGCCGCCGACCTCGCCGCCACCTGGGCGGCCACCTGCGGACTCGACCCCGAGCAGGCTCGCACGCTCACGCGGCGTGCCGTCGTCGAGCCGGTCGACTGGGTCGCCGAGGTCGAGCGCGTGCTCGACGCCGGTGCCGAGTGGCTGCTCGACGTCGGTCCCGGCGACCTGGCCGCGCGCCTGAGCGCCGCCGAGGCGAAGGTCCGGGGCGCCGGCGTGGTCTCCGTCGCCACGCGCCGGGGCCACCGCGAGCTGACGGTGCCCGGCGCGGCTCCCCGTCGCAGCCGTCCTTGGTCGTCCTACGCCCCCACCGCCGCCACGCTGCCCGACGGCAGCCTGCGCGTCGAGACCGCGTTCACGCGTCTGACCGGTCGCTCGCCCGTGCTGCTGGCCGGCATGACGCCCACGACCGTCGACGCCGCCATCGTGGCCGCGGCCGCGAACGCCGGCTACTGGGCCGAGCTCGCCGGCGGCGGCCAGGTGAGCGAGCAGATCTTCACCGAGCGGATGGCCGAGCTCGACGACCTCCTCGACGAGGGCCGCACGTTCCAGTTCAACTCCCTCTTCCTCGACCCCTACCTGTGGAAGCTGCAGCTCGGTGGTCAGCGTCTGGTGCAGAAGGCCCGGGCCGCCGGGTCGCCCATCGACTCCGTGATCGTCACCGCTGGCATCCCCGAGCTCGACGAGGCCGTCGCGCTCGTCGAGGAGCTGGCCGAGGTCGGCATCGAGTACGTGGTGTTCAAGCCGGGCACCGTGGCGCAGATCCGCCAGGTCCTCGCCATCGCCGACAAGGTCGCGCCTCGCTCGATCATCGTGCAGATCGAGGGCGGCAAGGCCGGCGGTCACCACTCGTGGGAGGACCTCGACGACCTGCTCGTCGCCACCTACGCCCAGCTCCGCGCCCACGACAACGTGGTCGTCTGCGTCGGCGGCGGCATCGGCACCCCCGAGGTGGCTGCGGCCTACCTGACCGGTGAGTGGGCCCGTGCCCACGGTCACCCCGTCATGCCGCTCGACGGCGTCCTCGTCGGCACCGCGGCGATGGCGACCCTCGAGGCCACCACCTCCCCCGCGGTCAAGCAGCTCCTCGTCGACACCCCCGGGACGCCCGCGTGGGTCGGGGCGGGTGCGGCTGACGGGGGCATGTCCTCGGGCCGCAGCCAGCTCGGCGCCGACATCCACGAGATCGACAACACCGCGTCGCGCACCGGACGGCTGCTCGACGAGGTCGCCGGCGACGCCGACGCCGTCGCAGCCCGCCGCGACGAGATCGTCGAGGCCCTCGACCGCACCGCCAAGCCGTACTTCGGCGACGTCGCGACCATGACCTACGGTGCGTGGCTCGACCGCTTCGCCGCGCTCACCACCGATCATGCGGCACCCAACGGACACGACGACGAGGGCGGCTCCGCCTGGCTCGACGTGACGCTCCGCGACCGCTTCCACGCGATGCTGCAGCGCGCCGAGGCGCGCCTGGTCGACGTCGACCACGGCCCCGTCGCCACCCTGTTCGCGACGCCCGCCGACGTGGAGGACGCCACCGCCGCACTCACCGTGCTCCGCGAGGCCCACCCGGCCGCCGACGACGTCGTGCTCCACCCCGCCGACGTGCCGTTCTTCGTGCAGGTGTGCCGTCGTCCGGGCAAGCCCGTGCCGTTCGTGCCCGTGGTCGACGCCGACGTGCGCCGCTGGTGGCGCTCGGACTCCCTGTGGCAGGCCCACGACCCGCGCTTCGCTGCCGACGAGGTCTGCGTCATCCCCGGCACCGTCTCGGTCGCGGGCATCACCCGCGTGGACGAGCCGGTGGCCGACCTGCTGCGCCGCTTCGAGGACGCCGCGGTCGACGCGGTGCTCGCCTCGGGTGCCGCACCGCTCGAGGTCGTCGGCCTGCGCCGCGCCGACGGCGCCACCGGCGCCGTGTCCCTCGTGCTCGCCTCGCCCGACGCCGTCTGGGCCGGGCGCGCCGTGCGCAACCCCGTGCACCGCCTCGGGACCCCGGCCTCGTCGTCGACGGGCTGGGTCAGCGTCGCCCCCGAGCGCGCCGAGCACCCCGAGACGGGTGCCGTCCTGACCGGTTCGGGCCACACCGCCGAGCTCGTGGTGCCGCTGGACCGTGGCGGCCGGACGCTCACGCTCACCTTCGACGTCACCGACGGCGTGGCCACCGGTGGCGCGCCCGTGATCTCCACGAGCACCGCCGCCGCCGCGATGCTCGACCTCCTCACCGCCGCCGCGGGCGGCTCGCTCCCGTCGGTGTCCGAGGGAGCCGCGACGCTCAGCGCTCCCTGGAGCGACGACCTCGCTGCCGACCACGCCGGCGTCACCGCCGGCGAGACCGCGGCCTTCGTGCCCGACGCCCTCGTCGGCCTCGCCTGGCCGGCCGTGTTCGCGGTCATCGGCGCCAGCCGTACCGAGGCGGGCGACCCCGTCGTCGAGGGCATGCTCGACCTGGTGCACCTCGACCACGCGGTCGACGTCGCCCGCACGCCGGTCGACGGCACCGAGCTCACCCTCCGCGCCGCCGTCCGCTCCGTGCGCGCCACCGACCTCGGTCGCGTCGTGACCGTCGACGTCACCGCCACGGACGCCGACGGCACCGTGGCCACGCTGGTCGAGCGCTTCTGCGTGCGGGGCCGTCCCGGCTCGGCCGACGCCGGCGAGCCCGTCCGTGCGGGTGGCCGTCTGGGCGACGCCGAGGTGCACCCGACGCCGCGCCGCACCCGCGCCGAGGGCACGGTGGTCACCCCCACCGACCTGCGCGCGTTCGCCTCCGTCTCGGGCGACCACAACCCCATCCACACGAGCGTGGCCGCAGCCCGTCTGGCGGGTCTCGGCGAGCCGATCGCCCACGGCATGTGGCTGTCCGCCGCCGCGCAGCGCGTGGTGGCCGACGCCACGGGTCGCACGCTCCTCGGCTGGACCACCCGCTGGCTCAGCCCCCTGGCCCCCGGTGCGACCGTCTCGGTGAAGGCCGAGCGCACCGCCCTGGTCGACGGCGACGAGGTCGTCGAGGTCACCTGCCGCGCCGGTGGTGAGCTCGTCATGGCCGCCACGGCCCGGGTGGCCGCACCGCGCACGGCCTACGCCTTCCCCGGTCAGGGCATCCAGCACCCGGGCATGGGCATGGCCGGCTACCAGCGGTCCAAGGCCGCCCGCGCCGTGTGGGACCGTGCCGACGCGCACACCCGCAGCGCGCTCGGCTTCTCGATCCTCACGGTCGTGCGCGACAACCCGACCGTGCTCGTCGCCCACGGCACCACCCACAAGCACCCCGACGGCGTGCTGTTCCTGACCCAGTTCACGCAGGTGGCCATGGCGGTGCTCGGCGCCGCCCAGATGGCCGAGCTGCGCGAGTCCGGCGCGTTCGTCGAGGGCTCAGTGCTGGCCGGCCACTCGGTCGGTGAGTACAACGCACTCGCGGCCGTGTCGGGTGTCATCCCGCTCGAGGCCGTCGTGGAGGTCGTGTTCCAGCGCGGCTCCGTCATGCACACGCTCGTCCCCCGTGACGAGCACGGTCGCAGCGACTACCGCCTCGCAGCCATCCGTCCGTCGCAGATCGGCCTGGCCGACGACGAGGTCACCGCCTACGTCGACGGCGTCGCCGAGCGCAGCGGGCAGTTCCTGCAGATCGTCAACTACAACCTGCGCGGCTCGCAGTACGCCATCGCCGGCACCGTGCGCGGTCTCGAGGTCCTCGAGGAGGACATCGCCGAGCGTCGCGCACGCTTCGGTGGCAAGGCCGCCTTCATCCTGGTGCCCGGCATCGACGTGCCGTTCCACTCCCGCGTGCTGCACGGCGGCGTCCCGGACTTCCGGGCCCGCCTGGAGGAGCTGCTGCCGGCCGAGATCGATCCGACGATCCTCGAGGGTCGGTACGTGCCGAACCTCGTGCCGCGGCCGTTCTCGCTCGGCCAGGGCTTCGTGCAGGAGATCGCCGATCTCGTCGGTGAGTCCCCGTTGGACGCCGTGCTGTCCGACTTCGACACCTGGGCCGCCCGCCCGCAGGCGCTGTGCCGCACGCTGCTCGTCGAGCTCCTGGCCTGGCAGTTCGCCAGCCCGGTGCGCTGGATCGAGACGCAGGACCTGATGTTCGCGTCGGTCGAGAACGGTGGCCTCGGGGTCGAGCGCTTCGTCGAGATCGGCGTGGGCCAGTCGCCCACCGTCGCCAACCTCGCGTCGTCCACGATCAAGCTCCCGGCCGTCCAGTCGACGCTCGGCGAGCGTGGCGTGGAGGTCGTGAACGTCGAGCGGGACGCCGCCGCGGTGTTCGCGACCGACGAGGACCCCGCGCCCGTCGAGGACGACGTCGTGGACGAGGCGCCCGCCGCCGAGTCCGCCGCGACGACGGCCGCCCCGGCGCCCGCCGCGGCCCCGGTGTCCTCCGGCGGTCCGCGTCCGGCCGACCTCGGCTTCGACGCCGCCGACGGCACCCGCACGCTGATCGCCTGGTGGACCAAGCTGCGCCCCGAGCAGATCGGCGCTGCCGACTCCATCGAGTCGCTCTGCGACGGTGCGTCGTCGCGCCGCAACCAGCTGCTGGTCGACCTCGGCGGCGAGCTGTCGCTCGGCGCCATCGACGGTGCCGCCGACGCCGACGTGCCGACGCTGTCGGCCCAGGTGAAGGGGCTGGCCCGCAGCTACAAGCCGTTCGGCCCCGTGCTCACCGCGACCTTCGCCGACCACCTGAAGAAGGTGCTCGGCCCCACGGGTCGCAAGCAGTCCGCTGTCGCCGACCGCGTGACCGACGTGTGGCAGCTCGGCCCCGGCTGGGCGAGCCACGTGGTGGCCGAGCTGGCCATGTCGACGCGCGACGGTGCCAGCGTGCGCGGGGGAGACCTCGCCACGATCGCCGTGCCGTCCAACGGCGCCGAGGTCGACGCGGCCGTCGACGCCGCCGTGCAGGCCGTGGCAGCGCGCCACGGCGTGAGCGTGGACCTGCCGTCCGCCGGTGGCTCCGACGCCACGGTCGACGCCGCCGCCCTCGCCGAGATCACGGGCGAGATCACCGGACCCGACGGCGTGCTCGCCAGCACCGCCCGCCACCTGCTCGCTCAGCTGGGCCTCGCCGACGCGGCGCCCGGCACCGAGACCGACGAGGACGCGCAGCGCGTGCTCGACCGCGTCGAGGCCGAGCTCGGCTCCGACTGGGTCGACGCCGTCGCCCCCGCGTTCGACGAGCGCCGCGCGGTGCTGGTCGACGACCGTTGGGCCAGCGCCCGCGAGGATCTCGCGCGCATCGCGCTGGGCCAGACCGCGCCCGGCGGGGGTTCCGGGCCGTGGGCGGAGAAGGAGATCGACCTGACCGGCAGCGGCGAGGTCGTGGCGTCGCAGGCCCGTTGGTGGGCCGGACGCACCGACGACGCCGCGCTGAGGGCCCGCCTCGAGCAGATCGCCGAGGCCGCCCTCGACACCACGCCCGGCACCTGGAGCGACGACGTCGCCGTCGTCACCGGCGCCAGCCGAGGCTCGATCGCCGCCTCGGTCGTCGGTGAGCTCCTCGCCGGTGGCGCCACGGTCGTGGCCACCACGTCGAGCCTCGACAGCCGCAAGGTCGGGTTCTACCGCGAGCTCTACCGGACGCACGCCCGTGCCGGTGCCCGCCTGTGGGTGGTCCCGGCCAACATGGCCTCGTTCGCCGACGTCGACGCGCTCTCGTCGTGGATCGTCACCGAGCAGGCCCGCACGGTCGGCAGCACCAAGACCGTGACCAAGCCGGCCCTCGTCCCCACGCTGCTCGTGCCGTTCGCGGCCGGCCGCGTGATGGGCGACCTGTCCGACGCAGGCAGCCGCACCGAGGTCGAGGCCCGCATCCTGCTGTGGTCGGTGGAGCGCCTCGTCGGCGCCCTCGCCACCACGGGCCGCGACCACGACCTGGCGTCCCGTCTGCACGTGCTGCTTCCGGGCTCGCCCAACCGCGGCATGTTCGGCGGCGACGGCGCGTACGGCGAAGCCAAGGCCGCGCTCGACGCCGTCGTCACCAAGTGGGGCGCCGAGAAGAGCTGGTCCGACCGCGTGACGCTGACCCACGCCATCATCGGCTGGGTCCGCGGCACCGGCCTCATGGGCGGCAACGACCCGCTCGTGCAGGCCGTCGAGTCCGCCGGTGTCCGCACCTGGAGCCCCGACGAGATGGCCGACGCGCTGCTCACCCAGGGCTGCACGACCGCGCTGCGCGAGCAGGCGTCCGTCGCCCCGGTCGAGCTGGACCTGACCGGCGGACTGGGCGAGGCCGATCTCGACCTGCGCGCGCTGGCCGAGGGCGTGGAGCGCCCGACGGTCGAGGAGGACGACGAGACGCCCACCGTGGCGGCCCTCGCACCGTCGCCGGCGCAGCTGCCCGACGCCGCCACCCCGGCGTGGGGCGAGGTCACCGCGCGCCCCGAGGACATGGTCGTCATCGTCGGCACCGGCGAGCTGGGCCCGTACGGCTCGGCCCGCACGCGCTTCGAGATGGAGGTGCACGACGAGCTGTCCGCGGCCGGCGTGCTCGAGCTGGCCTGGAACACCGGCCTGATCACGTGGGACGACGTCAACCAGGGCTGGTACGACGTCGAGTCGAACGAGCCGGTCGACGAGGCCGACGTGCACGAGCGGTACCACGACGCCGTGGTCGCACGGTGCGGCATCCGCACCTACGGCGACGACGGCTCGATGGTCGACAACACGGCGCCGCTGCTCACGTCGGTGTACCTCGACGACGACCTGACGTTCTCGGTCGGCAGCGAGTCCGAGGCCCGGGCCATGGTGGCCGCCGATCCCGAGCGCACCAGCATCACGTCGTCGCCCGACGGCGAGTGGACCGTCACCCGCAAGGCCGGCACCGAGATCCGCGTGCCGCGCCGCATGGAGCTGAGCCGCACCATCGGCGGCCAGATCCCGACCGGCTTCGACCCCTCCGCCTGGGGCGTCCCGGCGGAGATGCTGGAGTCCATCGACCGCGTCGCGATCTGGAACCTCGTGTGCACCGTCGACGCGTTCCTCTCGAGCGGCTTCACGCCGGCCGAGCTGATGCGCTGGGTGCACCCGGCGTTCGTCGCCAACACGCAGGGCACCGGCATGGGCGGCATGGCCTCCATGCACGCGCTGTACATCAACACCCTGCTGGGGGAGAACAACCCCAACGACATCCTGCAGGAGGCGCTGCCCAACGTCATCGCCGCGCACGTCGTGCAGTCGTACGTCGGCAGCTACGGCGCGATGATCCACCCGGTCGCAGCGTGCGCCACCACGGCGGTCTCCGTCGAGGAGGGCGTCGACAAGATCAAGGTCGGCAAGGCCGAGTTCGTGGTGGCCGGTGGCTTCGACGACCTGAGCACCGAGGGCATCATCGGCTTCGCGGACATGTCCGCGACGGCCGACTCGGGCGCGATGCTCGCCAAGGGCATCGATCCGCGTCGGGTGAGCCGGGCCAACGACCGTCGTCGCGGCGGGTTCGTGGAGTCCCAGGGCGGCGGCACGCTGCTGCTGGCCCGCGGTGACGTCGCGGCCCGCATGGGCCTGCCGGTCCACGGCGTGGTCGCCTACGCCGGGTCGTTCGCGGACGGCGTGCACACGTCGATCCCGGCGCCCGGGATCGGTGCCCTGGCCGCGGCCATCGGGGGGCGCGAGTCGCAGCTGGCCCGCTCGCTGACGGTGCTCGGCCTCGACGCCGACGACATCGGTGTCGTGAGCAAGCACGACACGTCGACCGACGCGAACGACCCGAACGAGTCCGAGCTGCACGAGCGGCTCGCGGCGGCGATCGGTCGCAGCGCCGGCAACCCGCTGTTCGTGGTGTCGCAGAAGACGCTCACCGGCCACGCGAAGGGTGGTGCCGCGGCGTTCCAGCTGATCGGTCTCACCCAGGTGCTGGCCGGCGGGATGCTGCCGCCGAACCGCAGCCTCGACTGCGTCGACGACGTGCTCGCCGAGCACGAGCACCTGGTCTGGCTGCGCGAGCCGCTCGCCGGTGCGACGCTCAAGGCCGGCCTGGTCACGAGCCTCGGCTTCGGCCACGTGGCGGGGCTCATCGCCCTGGCGCACCCGGAGGCGTTCGTGCAGGCGCTGCCCGAGGCCGAGCGCGAGAACTACGTCGCACGGTCGCGCGAGCGGGTCGTGGCCGGCCGGATGCGCCTGGCGCGGGTGATGGTCGGTGCGGCCACCGCGTACGAGCGTCCCGCGGGACGTCGGCTCGGCAAGGAGGGTGTGCGGGGCCGGGAGGCGTCGATGCTGCTCGACCCGCAGGCGCGTCTGGGCGACGACGACGTGTACGTCGCCACGGCCTGCTCGTGA
- a CDS encoding TetR/AcrR family transcriptional regulator, with the protein MTAEILEPRRRPTQDRSRAKFELLLRTSRDLLLDVGFESFTCEEVSQRAGLPTGTLYQYFANKYVIVCELDRQDAVAVHEELTSFSEMIPSLDWLRFLDRMIDHVARLWADDPSRRAVWLAVQSTPATRATAAVTERELAAAVARFLAPLTPGTPRERRRIMAEVLLHVSYSMLNFSVRDGQSHAEAVIELKRLLAAYLLSSEPDAR; encoded by the coding sequence GTGACCGCGGAGATCCTCGAACCCCGACGTCGCCCGACGCAGGACCGCAGCCGGGCGAAGTTCGAGCTGCTGCTGCGCACGTCGCGCGACCTCCTGCTCGACGTCGGCTTCGAGTCGTTCACCTGCGAGGAGGTCTCGCAGCGGGCCGGGCTCCCCACCGGGACCCTCTACCAGTACTTCGCGAACAAGTACGTGATCGTGTGCGAGCTCGACCGGCAGGACGCCGTGGCCGTGCACGAGGAGCTGACCAGCTTCTCGGAGATGATCCCGTCGCTGGACTGGTTGCGCTTCCTCGACCGGATGATCGACCACGTGGCCCGGCTGTGGGCCGACGACCCGTCGCGGCGGGCCGTGTGGCTCGCCGTGCAGTCGACCCCGGCCACCCGGGCGACCGCCGCCGTCACCGAGCGCGAGCTCGCTGCCGCCGTGGCCCGCTTCCTCGCCCCCCTGACGCCCGGAACCCCGCGCGAACGTCGCCGGATCATGGCCGAGGTGCTCCTCCACGTCAGCTACTCGATGCTCAACTTCTCGGTGCGCGACGGCCAGAGCCACGCCGAGGCGGTCATCGAGCTCAAGCGTCTGCTCGCCGCGTACCTGCTGTCGTCGGAGCCCGACGCCCGCTGA
- a CDS encoding DUF202 domain-containing protein, which translates to MSPPRAVPQERTWLAWRRTAASCVVLGLLVARVAWIEGTAVTVVSAVLVLAMVGWVGALVLRGRGTSSSGGEVSIDLVGDGRVPASVAALAFAVAAVVVLLAWS; encoded by the coding sequence GTGAGTCCTCCGCGGGCGGTTCCGCAGGAGCGGACCTGGCTCGCCTGGCGCCGCACGGCCGCGTCGTGCGTGGTCCTGGGCCTGCTGGTGGCACGGGTCGCCTGGATCGAGGGGACGGCCGTGACCGTGGTCTCGGCCGTGCTCGTGCTCGCGATGGTCGGGTGGGTCGGCGCTCTGGTGCTCCGGGGTCGAGGAACGTCGTCGAGCGGCGGCGAGGTGTCGATCGATCTCGTCGGCGACGGCCGGGTGCCGGCGAGCGTGGCCGCGCTGGCGTTCGCGGTCGCGGCGGTCGTGGTGCTGCTGGCCTGGTCCTGA